The Chloroflexota bacterium genomic sequence GATGAGGGAGCCATACTTGATCTTTATCTGCTCGGCCAGCTCAAAGGGTATCCCCAGGCCTACAGCGATGTCCCTGGTTACCTGGTAGCCGCCCACGGGCAGGACGGAGGTGAAGGTGACACTGCCATCCTTCCACATCGCCACATCGCAGGTCCCCCCGCCGATGTCGGCCATAATTACCCCCGCCTCCTTCTCGTCCCGGCGCAGCACCGCCTCCCCCGAGGCCAGGGGCATCAGGACCAGGTCTTCCACCTCCAGGCCGACGGCGCGCACCGCCTTGACCAGGTTCTGGACCGCGGCGGTTGAGGCGGTGACCACATGAGCATTCGCGTCCAGGCGGAAGCCGTGCATATGCCTTGGGTCCTTGATCCCCTCATGGCCGTCCAGGACATACTGCCGGGTAATGACGTGGAGCAACTTGCGGTCGCTGGGGACCTCAATGCTCCGGGCCGATTCCATGACCCTCTTCAGGTCGCCATCCCGCACCCGGCGGTCCCCCCGGGAGATGGCCACGGCGCTCCAGGTGTTCATGGAAGTAACGTGTCTTCCCGTCACCCCCACATAAGCGGACTCCATCCTGATACCACTGGCATGCTCTGCCTTCTTCACCGCCCCCTGGATGGTCTCCTTGGCCTCGTGCAGGTTGATCACCACCCCTTTCCTCAGCCCCCGGGAGGGGGCGAGGCCCACTCCTAGCACCCGGAAGGCCCCTCCATCTCCGGCATTGGCCAGGATAGCACAGGTCTTAGTAGTGCCTACATCCAAGGCAGCGAACAGATTCTTCCCCATCTATTTCCTCCTTTCCAGAGTAGGGATAACCTTGGTCAGAATGTGTTGACTACACATCTTGTCTTCATCCCCCTTGGCGGCAGGGGAAAGAGTCCGGGTCGGGGCAGGGTCGCCTCAGGCTCGACTCTGATTTTTCTTTGGGGCGGCAGGCTACCGCAGACCTCTAGGTACGGAAACCCTGAGAAGAGGCAGGGCCCGTAGTGGTGATAGTCGCAGCGGCAGGCCCCATAGGCCCCTCTGCGCCTTTTCAGGGTCTGGCGCAGGGCCCAGGCCACCAGCAGGACCCCCACGAAGTCGGTGATGAGGGGCTCGGGGAAGGCGATGAGCAGGGCCCCTACCGCCAGGGCCAGGTGCCGGAGGAGGCTTCCCCTCTCCTTCAAACCAGGCCTCCTCCCTTAGCCCTTGATCGGGACCACGTCTATCTTGTCGGCCAGGGCCCAGGCCATGTGGTCCGCCGGGTGGACATAGAGGGCTGCCTTGGACCCGCACTCCAGGCAGGGGGCTAGGACAATGCCTGACTGCTGGGACTGGGAGGTAACGAAGATGACCCCCGACTCGCACTTGGGGCAACGGCCCGCTAGGTGATAGCGCCCCCCAAAGCAATCTGCCCAATAGACTTTCATGACTCCTCCTTTCGAGACCCGCTCCGCGGCCCGAAGCTGGGCTGAGCGGCTGCGGGGATTGGCCTTAAACTCTTCCAGAGCCGGACGCAGCAGTCTCTTGGTGATGAGCCTTAGGCTAGCCCTATGCCCGTAGATACATAACCGCGTCCGGGGAGGCCATCAGCAGGGTCAGGGCTCTGTGCCGGAACCGGAGTCAGGGGAGAGTTGGCCCCGGGACCTGAACCAGAAGGTCCTGGACTTGGCAACCGAGACGACGGCGGAGAGGAGCACCCCCAGCAGAAGGCCGGTAGCTTGTACTGCCTGGCCAGCGTACCGGACAAGCGACGGCCGGCGCTGGAACTGACGAGGCTGGACCTGAGCTAGACTCAGGTCTGGGCCATCTGGTGGGCAAGGTCGGCCATCCAGGGGCACGGAGGAAGAGCGCTGGTCAAAGCGGGCACGAAAATACCGGGTTACGCCGAGAAACACCCCGCGCTTGGCCCGGCGGTTGGCACAAAGCCTTAATACTTGGAGGAAACCCACCCTCCCCCCTCTTCCTCCATTCTACCGCCCCATTATAGAACACCAAATGCCTTGCTTGTCAATACCTTTCTTAAAACAGTCTAAGAATTCGTTCTTCTCCCGCAATCCCAAGTTCATTCTAAAGACTTTTGAAGTGGGGCAGAATTCAAAGACACCTTAAACCATTTTGAAAATATGTCCAAAACACCGCTGCTGGCGGCCCTGACGTTTTCGCTGCAACCACGGATACCTTCTGTCAACCCGCTTCAAAACCTCCACTGAGTGGTCCTCTCCTTCGGGGGTGCTTCGGTTTTCCTTAATGCGCCCCCGGCCGCTGAGAGAGAAGAGGATAAAACCAATGGCTCAGATATGACATTTGGACACACTGTCTCATGGTCAAGGCAAGGGTCAGCCCGGACGCCTGCCCGCGCGTCCAATTGCATGGTGGTCGCTGCCCAGTCATACGCCCCTGCACCACTCAGGGGCTGGATAGCTCCTTGCAGGCCATTCGCAGAAGAAGTAGCTGGCCGGCGGGCGTATTCCAGCATTCTGGGTGGGCCAAGCCGTTGGCTTTGAAGAATTTCTCAATGGATTCCCTTTTCCACTTGTTGGGCAGCGGTTTGCTGCACATCGCGCACGGGATATCCAGGAATACCTCCACGGGCTTCAGCCTCTCCACTTCGGCCCGCAGCTTATCTATCTCTTTCGTTTCCTGGATCTGCTCAGGAGAGAGGAACAACTTGACCAGCGCATCGTCGGGTTCAGCGTCCTGCCAGCTGGAACAGGCGGGGCAACGGTGCTTGCCCCTAGGCCACTGCGGCCCGCGGTCCACCAGGAACCGGGTCCCACAGGTTGAGCACCGAAAGGACTTCACCACACTCCCCATGAGCTGCTTCAATATCCGCCCTCGCGCGGATTCCGGATTGGCGACGCTCAATGTCGGCCACTCCTGGGCGCTGGCCGCAAACTGGGCGATATCCTGAGGATCCTGGGCGGTTACCAGAGCCATGAAGCCGGTGAAGAGACGATACTGACACCGCCTCTCTTCCAGCTTTCCATCCAGGTCCTTCAGTGCTGCGCGTAGGGCCGCCTTCTCGCTCTTCAGCGAACTGACCTCCTGTTTGAGTTGATCCCTAGTAGGCAGTAGCGCAGCTATCTGGCTTTCCATCTCCCGCTTCTGGGCCTCCAGCCCCTGGTTCACTTTCTCCAGGGACCCATACTCTGATAGCGCCTGCTTCATCTTTTTAAGGTCAATGTCACTTGCCATGCTTGAACTCCTTCGCCAAGTTGAGCAAGGTCTCGAGGTCCAGACCATGTTTGCTCAGCTCAGCCTTCAGCTTGGACAACATCTCCACCTCCTGGGCCTTTACCTTCGCCCCTTCCATCTTCTTCTTGAGTTCTTTCTCCAGCTTCTTCTCCTCCTCTGCCACCTCTTTGCAGCGCTGAGCATGCTGCGCGTCAAGGCTGGCCAACTCCGCCCTCCTGTCAGCCACTGCGCTCTTCAGCCCGGACAGCTGGGAAGACTGCTCCGCGCCTTCCGACTTCAGATGCTGGACCTCAGAGCCCATGTCCTTGAACTGGCGCAGGACCTGTTTGTAGCTCACCCCAGCCTTGGCTTCCAGCTGGCATAGCTCCAGAGCAGCAGGGATGAATCCGGGCTCCGCCACTTTCTTGCAGACCCGGACCAGGTCCTTGTGCTGCCCAGGGGGTACACCCAGGGTGACGAAGGCACGGATTATTGCCACGCCCTGCCGGGCATCCTGGACGCTGAAGCGGTTCTTGAACAACTCCACCGCCAGGCTCCTCAGGGAATCCACCTCGTTCATGATGCCAAACTCCTTTCCGGCCCCCGAGAGGCCTATCTCTGCAGTCCTGGCCTTGAACCGGGAAAACCAGAGAGAGATGGTGCTCTGGTCCACCCCCACCTTCCCGGCGACGGCCTGCTGCGGCAAGCCTTGGAACATGTAGCGCAGGACGAGGGATACCCTGTGGTCCGACAGTCTAACGGTCATCTCGTGCTTCCCCGCGGCGCTTCATCCGGGAGGTCCCCTTCTCTCCGGTTCTCACAGTACCACCGACCGTCTCAGAACCGTGTGAAATCGGGTATGCATTTCATCCACTTCATGGACTCAATACGCTTCATAGACGTCATACACTTCATAAGCCCTCAACGAGTCGGTGTGCCGGCCTTCCTTCAATCTAGCTCTTTCCTGATGCCACAGCCGCAGCGCCGTCACTGTTGCCAACTTGGGGTTGGCGGTGAACCAAGTTTTGTGCCTCCATAGCCTGCGATGTCACCGGCGGCGCTCCTGGCAGCTCAGGCCATCGCGAGAATGGGCCTTCTTCGTCGAACTGCGTTGGCCCGGCCGAACTTGGTGGACACAGCTTTTGTGGCCTGATGCCATTCTGCCAGGCCAGCCGACCGAAGCAAGCCTTGGTTCCGGGCGGCTGCACGTCCCCCGCCGCTTCCTCGGGACAACATCGACACTTGGCCGTCAGGACTTTGTTGCTTTGTGCTGGGCGGACTGGAACCAAGCTATGCAAAGCCAGACACTGCCCTGAAAACGATGTCTTGAATCCCATCTACTGATTGACTCCGCGACCCGATTCTGCGCGTGCTTGCCCCGCCTTTCCGATTTTGGCAACATTTTGGCAACGGACCGGGTGGCACGCCCCGACACCAGGCGGCATCCCCAGATACGATCATGGCTGACCCTGGGCACGGGGTGATATCTGGCGACACCGCCGAGCACCAAATGGGACGAGAGGCTTGGAACTCATAAGCCCTTGGTCGTCAGTTCAAATCTGACCCCAGCCATTCTTTGTTCCCCCGGCGGACAGGAATCTTGCCTGCTAGTGGGCGTGTTCGTGGAAGCGGATGTGGCTGTGGGGGTGGAAATGGACTGTCCCGTTGTGGCGGTGGGAGTGTTCGTGGATGAGGTTGGTCCGCAGCAGGAATTCGGTCTCGGCAAGGACCCCGGCCGGGGTCCCGTCCGCTGCCAGGCGGTGGGTCTCATCCAGCACATAGACGGTATCGGCTATCTCCTCCAGGATGTCCAGGTCATGGGTGGCAATAACGAGGGTCTTATCTCCCTGGTGCCATTCCCCCAGGAAGTTCACCAGCCAGCTCTGAGTTTTGGGGTCCAGCCCGGCGGTGGGCTCGTCCATGAGTAGCACCTGGGGCTCCAGGGCCAGGACCGAGGCCAGGGCCACCTTCTTCTTCTCCCCCCCGGAGAGGCGGTAGGGGGGCCTTTCCCGCAGGTGCACAATCCCCAGAAGCTCCAGGGCAGCCCTCAGCCGGTCCTCCATCTCACTTTTGGGGAAGCCGAGCTGGAGCAGGCCAAAGGCTATCTCCTCCTCAACCGTGGCGGAGAAAAGCTGGACATCGGGGTCCTGGAAGACCATCCCCACCCGGCGGCGGAAGGAGAAGGCAAAATCCCCATCGCAGAGGAGCTCTTCACTGAGGGGATGGCCGAAGGCCAGGAGTTCCCCCCGGCTGGGGAAGGCCAGGCCCGCCAGAAGCCGGAGCAGGGTGCTCTTCCCGGAGCCGTTGGCCCCCAGGAAGGCCACCTTCTCCCCGGCCTCGATGCTCAGGTTGAGCCTCTGGAGGGCCTCTATCTCCCCAAGATAGGTGTAGCCCACATCCCGGGCCTCAAATACCTTCTGGGCCATCTCAGGTCAAAAGGCGGTCGGCTATGATGGCGGCGACCGCCAGGAATCCTGCCAGCCCGGCCCAGAGGGCATCCCTTCTCCTCAGGACAAAGTCCTCCATCGTCATCACATCTCCTCGGAAGCCCCGGCTCTGCATGGCCAGATAGACCTCCTGGCTCATATGGTGGGACCGGGCCAGAAGGGTGGCCATAGAGCTGGCCAGAAAGCGCCGGTTCTCACCCGCGGGCCTGGGCCCCACGGTGCGGCTTTTCCGGGCGAGGAACATGGCGTTGATGCTCCGCAGGAAGATGTAGATATAGCGGTGGGTCATCTGCAACACCAGGACAAAGGCCCGGGGCACCATCAGCACCCGCAGGGCCCGGAGGAGATGGTCCCATCGTGTAGTAAGCACCAGGAGGACCGCCAGGGATAGCGTGTCCCACGACCGCAGCACCAGGGTGGAGGCTGCCCTCAATCCCTGCTCGGTGATGGCCAGGCCCTCCCACAGAGAGAACAGGGGCCTGCCCGGGGTGGTGAAGAGGGCGGGGAGGGCGATTAAACCCGTAAAGAGGGGTATGAACAGCCCTACCCTTTTCAGGAAGAAGACGGGGCTGATGCGGGAAAGCAGGGAGAGGACCAGGGGCAGGAAGGCAAAGGCGACCAGGAGGGGCAGGGAGTGGAGGAGGGCCACGGACACCATCAAGAGGAGG encodes the following:
- the ftsA gene encoding cell division protein FtsA; translation: MGKNLFAALDVGTTKTCAILANAGDGGAFRVLGVGLAPSRGLRKGVVINLHEAKETIQGAVKKAEHASGIRMESAYVGVTGRHVTSMNTWSAVAISRGDRRVRDGDLKRVMESARSIEVPSDRKLLHVITRQYVLDGHEGIKDPRHMHGFRLDANAHVVTASTAAVQNLVKAVRAVGLEVEDLVLMPLASGEAVLRRDEKEAGVIMADIGGGTCDVAMWKDGSVTFTSVLPVGGYQVTRDIAVGLGIPFELAEQIKIKYGSLIPSADKKAKLDASRVGLDNGQEILLQDLNNIIRARVDELLRMVLMELPRSEHAALAPAGLVLTGGTSNLPGIEALAQDIFRLPVRAGVPKDVYGLADILYDPAYATTVGLLMWGAKKSAREELPRRRRERVGKVFRRFFFRARRAMKR
- the mraW gene encoding 16S rRNA (cytosine(1402)-N(4))-methyltransferase, with the protein product MYGHRASLRLITKRLLRPALEEFKANPRSRSAQLRAAERVSKGGVMKVYWADCFGGRYHLAGRCPKCESGVIFVTSQSQQSGIVLAPCLECGSKAALYVHPADHMAWALADKIDVVPIKG
- a CDS encoding energy-coupling factor ABC transporter ATP-binding protein, with translation MAQKVFEARDVGYTYLGEIEALQRLNLSIEAGEKVAFLGANGSGKSTLLRLLAGLAFPSRGELLAFGHPLSEELLCDGDFAFSFRRRVGMVFQDPDVQLFSATVEEEIAFGLLQLGFPKSEMEDRLRAALELLGIVHLRERPPYRLSGGEKKKVALASVLALEPQVLLMDEPTAGLDPKTQSWLVNFLGEWHQGDKTLVIATHDLDILEEIADTVYVLDETHRLAADGTPAGVLAETEFLLRTNLIHEHSHRHNGTVHFHPHSHIRFHEHAH
- the cbiQ gene encoding cobalt ECF transporter T component CbiQ produces the protein MKAEGFWEKTVHHVTEALERALVAEGLASRRGLLQSLDPRAKVLTVLLLMVSVALLHSLPLLVAFAFLPLVLSLLSRISPVFFLKRVGLFIPLFTGLIALPALFTTPGRPLFSLWEGLAITEQGLRAASTLVLRSWDTLSLAVLLVLTTRWDHLLRALRVLMVPRAFVLVLQMTHRYIYIFLRSINAMFLARKSRTVGPRPAGENRRFLASSMATLLARSHHMSQEVYLAMQSRGFRGDVMTMEDFVLRRRDALWAGLAGFLAVAAIIADRLLT